A single region of the Peromyscus leucopus breed LL Stock unplaced genomic scaffold, UCI_PerLeu_2.1 scaffold_1028, whole genome shotgun sequence genome encodes:
- the LOC114684193 gene encoding killer cell immunoglobulin-like receptor 3DL1 isoform X1 gives MNLECFTFPQQRKFVYFLNLLKISASYIEAGMFQFREKCYTKDPKEEKIGVSALRDEGASLNIFSVHSSAGYHEKPSLSAWPSHIVPLGQHVELRCDSHSNYYKFKLYKEHGNPIPQIQGRPFQKKIVLDSVTSAHAGTYRCYGLNFHYPIKISDKSDPVEIIISGIYKKPFLLALQPPLVNLGEKVTLECRSEIMFETFILTSHKNGTIKDSFKLSAEHHRWDSQANFSIAPVTPDHAGTYKCYGSYNHSPYEWSDSSDPIDIKITGLYKKPSLSAQMGPMVMSGENMTLSCASDLQFDMFHLSREGVPEGYGLPAVQNQNETFQADFILGPVVPGGNYRCYGSFRNSSHVWSTPSDPLHLLVTGLYKKPFLSALMGPVVMSGENMTLSCVSDLQFDMFHLSREGVPKEHGLPSVKSHNGTFQANFHLGPVVQAGNYRCYGSFRNSSYLWSTPSDPLYLPVTVNSTRNCTSCTEPDSKTKNHRNLHMLIGLSVTMILAFLIILLYSWCSAKKSKSQEQASECHLSSVRKQDQRNRAIMGQESEVRATLNRQDPEREEVQEVTYLKFDQMIFKQKLTTPESQIPKEFSTDPSLYMEVRKC, from the exons ATGAATCTTGAATGTTTCACCTTTCCACAACAGAGAAAGTTTGTTTACTTTCTGAATCTCCTGAAAATTTCAGCCTCTTACATTGAAGCAGGgatgtttcaattcagagaaaAGTGTTATACAAAggaccccaaagaagagaaaattggaGTCTCAGCTCTCAGGGATGAAGGAgcatcattaaatattttctctgtgcaTTCCTCTGCAGGATATCATGAAAAGCCTTCACTCTCTGCCTGGCCAAGCCATATTGTTCCTTTGGGACAGCATGTGGAACTTCGATGTGACTCTCATAGTAACTATTACAAATTCAAGTTGTACAAAGAACATGGTAATCCTATCCCTCAGATCCAGGGAAGACCATTCCAGAAGAAAATTGTCTTGGATTCTGTGACATCAGCACATGCAGGGACATACAGATGCTATGGTTTGAATTTTCATTACCCTATTAAAATTTCAGACAAAAGTGACCCTGTGGAGATCATAATTTCAG GAATCTACAAGAAGCCTTTCCTCTTGGCCTTACAACCTCCCCTAGTGAATTTAGGAGAGAAGGTGACACTGGAGTGTCGATCAGAGATTATGTTTGAAACCTTCATTTTGACTTCACACAAAAATGGAACAATCAAGGACTCTTTCAAGCTTTCTGCAGAACATCATCGTTGGGATTCCCAGGCCAACTTTTCAATTGCTCCTGTGACACCTGACCATGCTGGAACTTACAAATGCTATGGTTCTTACAATCACTCACCATATGAGTGGTCAGACTCTAGTGACCCCATTGATATAAAGATCACAG gTTTATACAAGAAACCTTCCCTGTCAGCCCAGATGGGCCCTATGGTGATGTCAGGAGAGAACATGACCTTGTCCTGTGCTTCTGACCTTCAGTTTGACATGTTCCATTTGTCCAGGGAAGGGGTACCTGAGGGATATGGTCTGCCTGCAGTGCAGAACCAAAATGAGACATTCCAGGCGGATTTCATTCTTGGTCCTGTGGTCCCAGGAGGGAACTATAGATGCTATGGATCTTTCAGGAACTCTTCCCATGTGTGGTCCACTCCAAGCGACCCCTTGCATCTTCTTGTCACTG gTTTATACAAGAAACCTTTTCTGTCAGCTCTGATGGGTCCTGTGGTGATGTCAGGAGAGAACATGACCTTGTCCTGTGTCTCTGATCTTCAGTTTGACATGTTCCATCTGTCCAGGGAAGGGGTACCCAAGGAACATGGGCTGCCTTCAGTGAAGAGCCACAATGGAACATTCCAAGCCAACTTCCATCTTGGTCCTGTGGTCCAGGCAGGGAACTATAGATGCTATGGCTCTTTCAGGAATTCTTCCTATTTGTGGTCAACCCCAAGTGACCCCTTGTACCTTCCTGTCACAG TTAACTCAACAAGAAACTGTACTTCTTGCACAGAACCAGACTCCAAAACTA AGAACCACAGAAACCTTCATATGCTGATTGGACTGTCAGTGACCATGATCCTTGCCTTCCTCATCATCCTCCTTTATTCTTGGTGCTCTGCCAAAAAGAGTAAGTCTCAGGAACAAGCCAGTGAATGTCATCTGAGTAGtgtgagaaaacaagaccagAGAAATAGAG CCATCATGGGTCAAGAGTCTGAAGTAAGAGCAACACTGAACAGACAG GACCCTGAAAGAGAAGAAGTGCAGGAGGTGACATACTTAAAATTTGATCAGATGATCTTCAAACAAAAATTGACCACTCCCGAATCCCAGATTCCCAAGGAATTTTCCACAGATCCCAGTTTATacatggaagtcaggaaatgttAA
- the LOC114684193 gene encoding killer cell immunoglobulin-like receptor 3DL1 isoform X2, whose amino-acid sequence MNLECFTFPQQRKFVYFLNLLKISASYIEAGMFQFREKCYTKDPKEEKIGVSALRDEGASLNIFSVHSSAGYHEKPSLSAWPSHIVPLGQHVELRCDSHSNYYKFKLYKEHGNPIPQIQGRPFQKKIVLDSVTSAHAGTYRCYGLNFHYPIKISDKSDPVEIIISGIYKKPFLLALQPPLVNLGEKVTLECRSEIMFETFILTSHKNGTIKDSFKLSAEHHRWDSQANFSIAPVTPDHAGTYKCYGSYNHSPYEWSDSSDPIDIKITGLYKKPSLSAQMGPMVMSGENMTLSCASDLQFDMFHLSREGVPEGYGLPAVQNQNETFQADFILGPVVPGGNYRCYGSFRNSSHVWSTPSDPLHLLVTGLYKKPFLSALMGPVVMSGENMTLSCVSDLQFDMFHLSREGVPKEHGLPSVKSHNGTFQANFHLGPVVQAGNYRCYGSFRNSSYLWSTPSDPLYLPVTENHRNLHMLIGLSVTMILAFLIILLYSWCSAKKSKSQEQASECHLSSVRKQDQRNRAIMGQESEVRATLNRQDPEREEVQEVTYLKFDQMIFKQKLTTPESQIPKEFSTDPSLYMEVRKC is encoded by the exons ATGAATCTTGAATGTTTCACCTTTCCACAACAGAGAAAGTTTGTTTACTTTCTGAATCTCCTGAAAATTTCAGCCTCTTACATTGAAGCAGGgatgtttcaattcagagaaaAGTGTTATACAAAggaccccaaagaagagaaaattggaGTCTCAGCTCTCAGGGATGAAGGAgcatcattaaatattttctctgtgcaTTCCTCTGCAGGATATCATGAAAAGCCTTCACTCTCTGCCTGGCCAAGCCATATTGTTCCTTTGGGACAGCATGTGGAACTTCGATGTGACTCTCATAGTAACTATTACAAATTCAAGTTGTACAAAGAACATGGTAATCCTATCCCTCAGATCCAGGGAAGACCATTCCAGAAGAAAATTGTCTTGGATTCTGTGACATCAGCACATGCAGGGACATACAGATGCTATGGTTTGAATTTTCATTACCCTATTAAAATTTCAGACAAAAGTGACCCTGTGGAGATCATAATTTCAG GAATCTACAAGAAGCCTTTCCTCTTGGCCTTACAACCTCCCCTAGTGAATTTAGGAGAGAAGGTGACACTGGAGTGTCGATCAGAGATTATGTTTGAAACCTTCATTTTGACTTCACACAAAAATGGAACAATCAAGGACTCTTTCAAGCTTTCTGCAGAACATCATCGTTGGGATTCCCAGGCCAACTTTTCAATTGCTCCTGTGACACCTGACCATGCTGGAACTTACAAATGCTATGGTTCTTACAATCACTCACCATATGAGTGGTCAGACTCTAGTGACCCCATTGATATAAAGATCACAG gTTTATACAAGAAACCTTCCCTGTCAGCCCAGATGGGCCCTATGGTGATGTCAGGAGAGAACATGACCTTGTCCTGTGCTTCTGACCTTCAGTTTGACATGTTCCATTTGTCCAGGGAAGGGGTACCTGAGGGATATGGTCTGCCTGCAGTGCAGAACCAAAATGAGACATTCCAGGCGGATTTCATTCTTGGTCCTGTGGTCCCAGGAGGGAACTATAGATGCTATGGATCTTTCAGGAACTCTTCCCATGTGTGGTCCACTCCAAGCGACCCCTTGCATCTTCTTGTCACTG gTTTATACAAGAAACCTTTTCTGTCAGCTCTGATGGGTCCTGTGGTGATGTCAGGAGAGAACATGACCTTGTCCTGTGTCTCTGATCTTCAGTTTGACATGTTCCATCTGTCCAGGGAAGGGGTACCCAAGGAACATGGGCTGCCTTCAGTGAAGAGCCACAATGGAACATTCCAAGCCAACTTCCATCTTGGTCCTGTGGTCCAGGCAGGGAACTATAGATGCTATGGCTCTTTCAGGAATTCTTCCTATTTGTGGTCAACCCCAAGTGACCCCTTGTACCTTCCTGTCACAG AGAACCACAGAAACCTTCATATGCTGATTGGACTGTCAGTGACCATGATCCTTGCCTTCCTCATCATCCTCCTTTATTCTTGGTGCTCTGCCAAAAAGAGTAAGTCTCAGGAACAAGCCAGTGAATGTCATCTGAGTAGtgtgagaaaacaagaccagAGAAATAGAG CCATCATGGGTCAAGAGTCTGAAGTAAGAGCAACACTGAACAGACAG GACCCTGAAAGAGAAGAAGTGCAGGAGGTGACATACTTAAAATTTGATCAGATGATCTTCAAACAAAAATTGACCACTCCCGAATCCCAGATTCCCAAGGAATTTTCCACAGATCCCAGTTTATacatggaagtcaggaaatgttAA